One segment of Tenrec ecaudatus isolate mTenEca1 chromosome 1, mTenEca1.hap1, whole genome shotgun sequence DNA contains the following:
- the ZFP57 gene encoding zinc finger protein 57 homolog codes for MSETFSNLACVARVFLSEPDLITKAEQAEAQQTTGCHSSNGDALPLGSKEYEELQEQKQGLRDKTGGKRVFHAGKWEGQSPPSAPARSMARPPVPLAPRAGSSFCCYTCGKYFKEHSQLLRHQFVHNPKRTYACSQCGKSFRSLRSLKYHKRVHLEEKAFCCPICGKTYCDPSGLSRHRRVHLGFRPHPCPLCGKGFRDQSDLKRHQKIHQSQEPVAGKQERVVRTPDLSAASGSHAPNSRTQELGKEAWAPVTCNQAPVARTQESVFRTKGPVAQTQVTIASSQTPMSRNKDPNTRAPCLVTQPNLDPTRLTRCKVFSCPHCPFTFSKKASLLSHQDTHFTEKHNHCFHCGKSLSSFSRLLRHQQTHWKQKIYRCPICDLCFGEKEDLVGHWKSLKAEGQRLGSPHKCWLVLGQWLGFLPSATGKDGKLGDSGSSPRTSALRKEFLFVHSSAHDTFQQGVFWWGALLEGFQVETGEKHGMV; via the exons ATGTCAGAAACCTTCAGCAATCTGGCATGTGTAG CCAGAGTCTTCCTATCTGAGCCAGACCTGATCACCAAGGCTGAGCAAGCAGAGGCACAGCAAACAACAGGATGCCATTCCTCAAATGGAGACGCTCTCCCTTTAG GAAGCAAGGAGTATGAAGAACTTCAGGAACAGAAACAGGGTCTGCGTGATAAGACTGGCGGTAAAAGGGTCTTCCATGCTGGGAAGTGGGAAGGCCAGAGCCCACCCTCTGCTCCAGCCAGGTCCATGGCCAGGCCCCCAGTGCCCCTAGCACCCCGGGCTGGGTCATCGTTTTGCTGCTACACTTGTGGCAAGTACTTCAAGGAGCACTCCCAGCTCCTTAGGCACCAATTTGTTCACAACCCCAAGCGGACTTATGCCTGCAGCCAGTGTGGGAAATCCTTCAGGAGCCTCAGGAGCCTCAAGTACCACAAGCGTGTGCACCTTGAGGAGAAGGCCTTCTGTTGTCCCATCTGCGGTAAGACCTACTGTGACCCATCTGGACTGAGCCGCCACCGCCGGGTCCATCTTGGCTTCCGGCCCCATCCATGTCCCCTCTGTGGCAAAGGCTTCCGGGACCAGTCAGATCTTAAACGTCACCAGAAGATACATCAAAGCCAAGAGCCCGTGGCGGGGAAGCAGGAGCGTGTTGTGAGGACCCCAGATCTCTCAGCTGCATCCGGGAGCCATGCACCTAACTCTAGGACCCAGGAGCTCGGGAAAGAAGCCTGGGCACCAGTCACCTGTAACCAGGCACCAGTAGCTAGGACCCAAGAGTCTGTATTCAGAACAAAGGGTCCTGTGGCCCAGACCCAAGTCACTATTGCTAGTAGCCAGACACCCATGTCCAGGAACAAA GATCCCAACACTAGAGCCCCTTGCTTGGTTACTCAGCCCAACCTTGACCCAACAAGACTTACAAGATGCAAGGTGTTTTCTTGTCCCCACTGTCCCTTCACTTTTAGCAAGAAAGCCTCTCTGCTCAGCCACCAGGACACCCACTTCACAGAGAAGCACAACCACTGCTTCCACTGTGGTAAGTCCCTGAGCTCATTTTCTAGGCTGCTCAGGCACCAGCAGACCCACTGGAAGCAGAAGATCTACCGCTGCCCTATCTGTGACCTCTGCTTTGGGGAGAAGGAGGACCTTGTGGGTCACTGGAAGAGCCTCAAAGCTGAGGGGCAACGCCTGGGAAGTCCCCACAAATGCTGGTTGGTCCTGGGCCAGTGGCTTGGCTTCTTACCTTCCGCAACAGGGAAGGATGGGAAGCTTGGAGACAGTGGGTCTTCTCCAAGGACCTCTGCCCTCAGGAAAG AGTTCCTGTTCGTCCACTCTTCTGCCCATGACACTTTCCAGCAGGGTGTCTTTTGGTGGGGGGCATTGCTGGAGGGCTTCCAGGTGGAGACTGGAGAGAAGCATGGGATGGTGTAG
- the POLR1H gene encoding DNA-directed RNA polymerase I subunit RPA12: MDFTDTRSSFQSDLDFCPDCGSVLPLPGAQDTVTCARCGFSLNVRDFEGKVVKTSVVFHELGAALPPSVEEGPEFQGPVIDRRCSRCGHEGMAYHTRQMRSADEGQTVFYTCTNCRFQEKEDS, translated from the exons ATGGACTTCACCGACACCCGCTCCAGCTTCCAGTCCGACCTGGACTTCTGCCCGGACTGCGGCTCGGTGCTGCCGCTGCCGGGGGCTCAGGACACGGTCACCTGTGCTCGCTGCGGCTTTTCCCTGAACGTGCGCG ATTTCGAAGGGAAGGTCGTGAAAACGTCAGTTGTGTTCCACGAACTGGGCGCTGCCCTGCCCCCGTCGGTGGAGGAGGGTCCAGAGTTCCAGGGACCAGTG ATTGACAGACGCTGCTCTCGATGTGGTCACGAGGGAATGGCTTACCACACCAGGCAGATGCGTTCAGCTGATGAGGGGCAGACGGTCTTTTACACCTGTACCAACTGCAG GTTCCAGGAAAAGGAAGACTCTTGA
- the LOC142427702 gene encoding putative uncharacterized protein ZNRD1-AS1: MIREQQTDEEEEGPKAGLTQGPKQQYFVPKRELKHIERHIHRAGRGGESSRRDFRKPRQPTRETTLPKLVPEDPGMPKAQRRKQVCGREEMQIKDHQERMLRGRELLEQKLKEGILGITQSPSPAHKKQPGRDKKEMQVFERVTAYPLFQPCQASRIQVNILMEKTPNEEEEGGTVVRPYTKKFLPMPPFLRSQIGKEKFRKVSMFY, encoded by the coding sequence ATGATTAGGGAACAGCAgacagatgaggaggaggagggtccAAAAGCCGGACTCACTCAGGGACCAAAGCAGCAATATTTTGTCCCCAAGAGAGAGCTGAAACACATAGAGAGACATATACATCGAgcgggaaggggtggggaatctAGCAGGAGGGACTTCCGGAAACCACGCCAGCCCACCAGGGAAACAACACTCCCCAAGCTTGTGCCAGAAGACCCTGGCATGCCGAAGGCACAGAGAAGGAAGCAGGTCTGTGGAAGGGAAGAGATGCAAATTAAAGATCACCAGGAGCGCATGCTTCGAGGGCGAGAGCTACTAGAACAGAAGCTCAAGGAGGGGATCTTGGGAATAACCCAGAGCCCCTCGCCGGCCCACAAGAAGCAGCCCGGGAGAGACAAGAAGGAGATGCAAGTGTTTGAAAGAGTGACTGCATACCCCCTCTTTCAGCCATGCCAAGCCAGTCGCATCCAAGTGAATATTCTGATGGAGAAGACTCCgaatgaagaggaggaggggggcACAGTTGTAAGACCGTATACAAAGAAGTTCTTACCCATGCCGCCCTTTCTGAGAAGCCAAATAGGGAAAGAGAAGTTTAGGAAAGTCTCAATGTTCTATTGA
- the MOG gene encoding myelin-oligodendrocyte glycoprotein, which yields MASVRSSSLPRCLPSLLVLLLHLSVSYAGQFRVIGPGHPIRALAGDEVELPCRLSPGRNATGMEVGWYRPPFSRVVHLYRNGKDQDGEQAPEYRGRTELLKETIGEGKVSLRIRNVRFSDEGGYTCFFRDHSYQEEAAMEMKVEDPFYWISPAVLVLMALLPVLLLQVSMGLIFLCLQHRLRGKLRAEIENLHRTFDPHFLRVPPWKITLFVIVPFLGPLVALLICYNWLHRRLAGQFLEELSKSSSYDLTSQEQDRSNKEGC from the exons ATGGCAAGTGTACGGAGCTCCTCTCTGCCCCgctgcctcccctccctcctcgtccTGCTCCTCCATCTGTCTGTCAGCTATGCAG GACAGTTCAGAGTGATAGGACCAGGGCACCCCATCCGGGCTCTTGCGGGGGATGAAGTGGAACTGCCGTGCCGGCTGTCGCCCGGGAGGAATGCTACAGGCATGGAAGTGGGCTGGTACCGGCCCCCCTTCTCCAGGGTGGTTCATCTCTATAGAAATGGCAAGGACCAAGATGGGGAACAGGCACCAGAGTACCGGGGCCGGACAGAGCTGCTGAAAGAGACCATTGGCGAGGGGAAGGTGAGCCTCAGGATCCGGAACGTAAGGTTCTCCGATGAGGGCGGCTACACTTGCTTTTTCCGGGACCACTCATACCAAGAGGAGGCGGCCATGGAGATGAAGGTAGAAG atcccttctACTGGATCAGCCCAGCCGTGCTGGTCCTCATGGCTCTCCTGCCGGTGCTCCTGCTGCAGGTCTCCAtgggcctcatcttcctctgccTGCAGCACAGGCTCAGAG gaaaactCCGAGCAGAGATAG AGAATCTCCATCGGACTTTCG atccccactttCTGAGAGTGCCGCCCTGGAAGATCACCCTCTTTGTAATCGTTCCGTTCCTTGGACCCCTGGTTGCCTTGCTCATTTGCTACAACTGGCTACATCGAAGATTAGCAG GGCAGTTCCTTGAAGAGCTGAGTAAGTCTTCTTCTTACGATCTGACAAGCCAGGAACAAGACAGGAGCAATAAGGAGGGTTGCTGA